Proteins from a genomic interval of Streptomyces fodineus:
- a CDS encoding response regulator transcription factor, with protein sequence MSSLLLLTNALQPSTEVLPALGLLLHNVRVAPAEGPALVDTPGADVILVDGRRDLPQVRSLCQLLRSTGPGCPLILVVTEGGLAAVTADWGIDDVLLDTAGPAEVEARLRLAMGRQQIVSDDSPMEIRNGDLSVDEATYSAKLKGRVLDLTFKEFELLKYLAQHPGRVFTRAQLLQEVWGYDYFGGTRTVDVHVRRLRAKLGPEHESLIGTVRNVGYRFVTPEKGDRGGEDAKAKARAESRADRAGAEGADAAPVHDGAEIHADV encoded by the coding sequence ATGAGTTCTCTGCTACTGCTGACCAATGCCCTCCAGCCGTCGACGGAGGTGCTGCCCGCCCTCGGCCTGCTCCTGCACAACGTGCGGGTGGCCCCGGCGGAGGGCCCCGCCCTCGTCGACACCCCGGGCGCCGACGTGATCCTCGTCGACGGCCGCCGCGATCTGCCCCAGGTGCGCAGCCTGTGCCAGCTGCTGCGCTCCACCGGCCCCGGCTGTCCGCTGATCCTCGTCGTCACCGAGGGCGGTCTCGCCGCCGTCACCGCCGACTGGGGCATCGACGACGTCCTGCTCGACACCGCCGGCCCCGCCGAGGTGGAGGCACGGCTGCGGCTGGCCATGGGACGGCAGCAGATCGTCAGCGACGACTCCCCGATGGAGATCCGCAACGGCGATCTGTCCGTGGACGAGGCCACCTACTCCGCCAAGCTCAAGGGGCGGGTCCTCGACCTCACCTTCAAGGAGTTCGAGCTGCTGAAGTACCTCGCCCAGCACCCGGGCCGCGTCTTCACCCGCGCCCAGCTGCTGCAGGAGGTCTGGGGCTACGACTACTTCGGCGGCACCCGCACGGTCGACGTCCACGTACGGCGGCTGCGCGCCAAGCTCGGCCCGGAGCACGAGTCGCTGATCGGCACCGTACGCAACGTCGGCTACCGCTTCGTCACCCCCGAGAAGGGCGACCGCGGCGGCGAGGACGCCAAGGCCAAGGCCAGGGCGGAGTCCCGGGCCGACCGGGCCGGGGCCGAGGGCGCGGACGCAGCCCCCGTGCACGACGGCGCCGAGATCCACGCGGACGTCTGA
- a CDS encoding alpha/beta hydrolase family protein: MSNGPAGHVERSTVRPYPETGRRGPIRTFLCTADGVPVDSVYDPGTVVYERHPYTSRTRSGDLVFVVAHGFTGDADRPHVRRVAGVLRGYGAVVTFSFRGHGRSGGRSTVGDREVLDLAAAVEWARGLGHTRVATVGFSMGGSVVLRHAALNPGTVDAVVSVSAPARWYYRGTAPMRRVHWLVTRPEGRLVGRYGLRTRIHHREWDPVPLSPVESVPRIAPAPLLIVHGDRDGYFPLDHPRMLAEAAGDHGELWVEPGMGHAEHAAEDALLGRIADWVSTRAG; the protein is encoded by the coding sequence ATGAGCAACGGTCCGGCAGGTCATGTGGAACGTTCCACCGTTCGTCCGTATCCCGAGACAGGCAGACGGGGCCCTATCCGGACGTTTCTGTGCACAGCCGACGGAGTTCCGGTCGATTCCGTATACGACCCGGGCACCGTTGTATACGAAAGACACCCGTACACCTCCCGTACACGCTCGGGCGACCTGGTGTTCGTCGTCGCCCACGGGTTCACCGGGGACGCGGACCGCCCGCACGTGCGACGGGTGGCGGGGGTGCTGCGCGGTTACGGCGCGGTCGTCACCTTCTCCTTCCGCGGCCACGGGCGCTCCGGCGGCCGGTCCACGGTCGGCGACCGGGAGGTGCTGGACCTCGCCGCCGCCGTCGAGTGGGCCCGCGGCCTCGGGCACACGCGCGTGGCGACCGTCGGCTTCTCCATGGGCGGCTCGGTCGTCCTGCGGCACGCGGCCCTGAACCCCGGCACGGTCGACGCGGTCGTCTCGGTCAGCGCCCCGGCCCGCTGGTACTACCGGGGCACGGCCCCGATGCGCCGGGTGCACTGGCTGGTCACCCGCCCCGAGGGCCGCCTGGTGGGCCGCTACGGCCTGCGCACCCGTATCCACCACCGGGAGTGGGACCCGGTGCCCCTGTCGCCGGTGGAGTCGGTGCCCCGGATCGCCCCGGCCCCGTTGCTCATCGTCCACGGCGACCGCGACGGCTACTTTCCCCTCGACCACCCCCGGATGCTGGCCGAGGCGGCCGGTGACCACGGCGAACTCTGGGTGGAGCCGGGCATGGGGCACGCGGAGCACGCGGCCGAGGACGCCCTGCTGGGCCGGATCGCGGACTGGGTGTCCACCCGGGCGGGCTAG
- a CDS encoding MoaD/ThiS family protein, which produces MPKVTVRYWAAAKAAARVAEEPYDADTLADALAAVRARHPGELTRVLQRCSFLVDGDPVGTRAHETVRLAEGGTVEVLPPFAGG; this is translated from the coding sequence ATGCCCAAGGTCACGGTCCGCTACTGGGCCGCCGCCAAGGCCGCGGCCCGGGTCGCCGAGGAGCCCTACGACGCGGACACGCTCGCCGACGCGCTGGCCGCGGTGCGCGCGCGGCACCCCGGCGAACTCACGCGTGTACTGCAGCGATGCTCCTTCCTCGTCGACGGTGACCCCGTCGGGACCCGCGCGCATGAGACGGTACGGCTGGCCGAGGGCGGCACGGTCGAGGTGCTCCCGCCGTTCGCAGGAGGGTGA
- a CDS encoding DUF1416 domain-containing protein gives MCGAKAGGPDASTIKPGETTIQGQVTRDGEPVTGYVRLLDSTGEFTAEVPTSATGQFRFYAAEGTWTVRALVPGGSADRTVVVAEKGALAEVAIAV, from the coding sequence ATGTGCGGAGCGAAGGCCGGCGGCCCGGACGCCTCCACGATCAAGCCCGGTGAGACGACGATCCAGGGTCAGGTGACCCGCGACGGCGAGCCGGTGACGGGCTATGTCCGTCTGCTGGACTCGACCGGCGAGTTCACGGCCGAGGTCCCGACCTCGGCGACCGGCCAGTTCCGCTTCTACGCCGCCGAGGGCACGTGGACCGTGCGCGCCCTGGTGCCGGGCGGCTCCGCCGACCGCACGGTGGTCGTGGCGGAGAAGGGCGCGCTGGCGGAGGTCGCCATCGCGGTCTGA
- a CDS encoding sulfurtransferase: MSRTDVLVDADWLQEHLDDPAIAIVEVDEDTSAYDKNHIKNAIRIDWTKDLQDPVRRDFIDQEGFEKLLSKKGIANDHTVVLYGGNNNWFASYAYWYFKLYGHESVKLLDGGRKKWELDARELVAGDEVPERPATDYKAKAQDTSIRAFRDDVVAAIGSQNLVDVRSPDEFSGKLLAPAHLPQEQSQRPGHVPSARNIPWSKNANDDGTFKSDEDLKALYAEENVDLAKDTIAYCRIGERSALTWFVLHELLGVENVKNYDGSWTEYGSLVGVPIELGANK; this comes from the coding sequence ATGAGCCGCACCGACGTCCTGGTCGATGCCGACTGGCTGCAGGAGCACCTGGACGACCCGGCCATCGCCATCGTCGAGGTGGACGAGGACACGTCCGCCTACGACAAGAACCACATCAAGAACGCGATCCGTATCGACTGGACCAAGGACCTCCAGGACCCGGTCCGCCGCGACTTCATCGACCAGGAGGGCTTCGAGAAGCTCCTGTCGAAGAAGGGCATCGCCAACGACCACACGGTGGTCCTGTACGGCGGCAACAACAACTGGTTCGCGTCGTACGCCTACTGGTACTTCAAGCTGTACGGCCACGAGAGCGTCAAGCTCCTCGACGGCGGCCGCAAGAAGTGGGAGCTGGACGCCCGCGAGCTGGTCGCCGGCGACGAGGTCCCCGAGCGCCCGGCCACCGACTACAAGGCCAAGGCCCAGGACACCTCCATCCGCGCCTTCCGTGACGACGTCGTCGCCGCGATCGGCTCGCAGAACCTGGTCGACGTGCGCTCCCCCGACGAGTTCTCCGGCAAGCTGCTCGCCCCGGCGCACCTGCCGCAGGAGCAGTCGCAGCGTCCGGGCCACGTCCCGAGCGCCAGGAACATCCCGTGGTCGAAGAACGCCAACGACGACGGCACGTTCAAGTCGGACGAGGACCTGAAGGCCCTCTACGCCGAGGAGAACGTGGACCTCGCCAAGGACACGATCGCCTACTGCCGCATCGGTGAGCGCTCCGCCCTGACCTGGTTCGTGCTGCACGAGCTGCTCGGCGTCGAGAACGTCAAGAACTACGACGGTTCCTGGACCGAGTACGGCTCCCTCGTCGGCGTGCCGATCGAGCTCGGCGCGAACAAGTAA
- a CDS encoding Ms5788A family Cys-rich leader peptide, whose amino-acid sequence MKRQADLTKRRAVDLCRVAAMLCRPF is encoded by the coding sequence ATGAAGCGACAGGCGGATCTCACGAAGCGGCGGGCAGTCGACCTGTGCCGCGTTGCCGCCATGCTCTGTCGCCCCTTCTGA
- a CDS encoding DUF2993 domain-containing protein, with translation MRALRIILILVVILGGLFIIADRVAVHFAEGQAADKLKSTQNLASTPDVNIKGFPFLTQVAGGSLDDVEVGIKDYDAATGTTGKTIRIDDLKADMKGVSFSGDYSSATASSATGTATISYAELLKTAKSEPTQVAPGITARIVGLSDGGNGKIKVMVEGTVSALGIKQTVPVLSTVTVENDKVQVHADSLPRLGAAAIAESRIREITDFQQAIDRLPGGVKLDKVQAAKDGVQITVKGSDVRLAG, from the coding sequence ATGCGCGCCCTGCGAATAATCCTGATCCTCGTCGTGATCCTGGGCGGGCTGTTCATCATCGCGGACCGGGTCGCCGTGCACTTCGCCGAGGGGCAGGCCGCGGACAAGCTGAAGTCGACGCAGAACCTGGCCTCGACGCCGGACGTGAACATCAAGGGGTTCCCGTTCCTGACCCAGGTCGCGGGCGGGTCGCTCGACGACGTCGAGGTCGGGATCAAGGACTACGACGCCGCCACCGGCACCACGGGGAAGACGATCCGGATCGACGACCTGAAGGCCGACATGAAGGGTGTCTCCTTCTCCGGCGACTACAGCTCCGCCACCGCCTCCAGCGCCACCGGCACCGCGACCATCTCCTACGCCGAACTGCTGAAGACCGCCAAGTCCGAGCCGACCCAGGTCGCCCCCGGGATCACGGCCCGGATCGTCGGCCTCTCCGACGGCGGCAACGGCAAGATCAAGGTCATGGTGGAGGGCACCGTCTCGGCCCTCGGGATCAAGCAGACGGTTCCGGTGCTCAGCACGGTGACCGTCGAGAACGACAAGGTGCAGGTGCACGCCGACTCGCTGCCCCGGCTCGGCGCCGCCGCGATCGCCGAGAGCCGGATCCGCGAGATCACCGACTTCCAGCAGGCCATCGACCGGTTGCCCGGTGGCGTCAAGCTGGACAAGGTGCAGGCGGCCAAGGACGGCGTGCAGATCACGGTGAAGGGTTCCGACGTCAGGCTGGCGGGGTAG
- a CDS encoding DUF3099 domain-containing protein, which produces MYARRRHIYFAMMGTCIGLFVLAWGVVRLWSVPAAVGMCIVAMVIPPVAAMIANRRGPEDRWWDDPSGDPQSDEWWDELDGKKPPRR; this is translated from the coding sequence ATGTACGCACGGCGGCGTCACATCTACTTCGCCATGATGGGGACCTGCATCGGGCTCTTCGTCCTGGCCTGGGGAGTCGTGCGTCTCTGGTCGGTCCCGGCGGCCGTGGGCATGTGCATCGTGGCCATGGTCATCCCGCCGGTCGCCGCGATGATCGCCAACCGGCGGGGCCCGGAGGACCGCTGGTGGGACGATCCGTCCGGCGACCCGCAGTCGGACGAGTGGTGGGACGAACTGGACGGCAAGAAACCGCCGAGGCGGTGA
- a CDS encoding DsrE family protein, producing MTKKLVIKVTAGADAPERCSQAFTVAAVAVASGVEVSLWLTGESSWFALPGRAAEFELPHAAPLPDLIDAVLAAGRLTLCTQCAARREITEKDVIEGVRIAGAQVFVQETLADDTQALVY from the coding sequence ATGACCAAGAAGCTCGTGATCAAGGTGACCGCCGGGGCCGACGCCCCGGAGCGGTGCTCACAGGCGTTCACCGTGGCGGCGGTGGCCGTGGCCAGCGGGGTCGAGGTGTCGCTGTGGCTGACCGGGGAGTCGTCCTGGTTCGCGCTGCCGGGACGGGCGGCGGAGTTCGAGCTGCCGCACGCCGCTCCGCTGCCCGACCTCATCGACGCCGTCCTCGCCGCGGGCCGTCTCACGTTGTGCACCCAGTGCGCGGCCCGGCGGGAGATCACCGAGAAGGATGTCATCGAGGGCGTACGGATCGCGGGCGCTCAGGTCTTCGTACAGGAGACGCTGGCGGACGACACGCAGGCCCTCGTCTACTGA
- a CDS encoding helix-turn-helix domain-containing protein gives MPQRRVVTGRSQEPRMRFAEELRLLRTERGLSLRKLAEEVGWDASQFGKMESRRTLGSPEVVQALDQYYGTPGLLVTLWELAVADPKQFKEQYRGYMELEAEAVSLWHYGVSILPGLLQTDGYAREVLALGGYEGEELDRQVEARTGRRNVLEGGDAPPFRALIAEAVLRTPLRDAGEWREQLDYLLEASERRNVTVQVLPQNSGLHGLVSTAVMFLRLLDGQTVAYTENAHRGELIEEVSSVELLQRAYDAMRDLALNPAASRKFILRMLEEVPCEPST, from the coding sequence ATGCCGCAGCGAAGGGTGGTCACCGGACGCAGTCAGGAGCCGAGGATGCGGTTCGCCGAGGAGCTGCGGCTCCTGCGGACCGAGCGGGGCTTGAGCCTGCGGAAGCTGGCGGAGGAGGTCGGCTGGGACGCCTCGCAGTTCGGGAAGATGGAGAGCAGGCGGACGCTGGGCAGCCCCGAGGTCGTACAGGCGCTGGACCAGTACTACGGGACGCCGGGGTTGCTGGTGACCCTGTGGGAGCTGGCGGTGGCGGACCCGAAGCAGTTCAAGGAGCAGTACCGGGGCTATATGGAGCTGGAGGCGGAGGCCGTCAGCCTGTGGCACTACGGCGTGAGCATCCTGCCGGGCCTGCTCCAGACGGACGGGTACGCGCGTGAGGTCCTCGCGCTGGGCGGATACGAGGGCGAGGAACTGGACCGGCAGGTCGAGGCGCGCACCGGTCGGCGGAATGTGCTGGAGGGCGGGGATGCACCGCCGTTCCGCGCGCTTATCGCGGAGGCGGTGCTGCGTACGCCGCTGCGCGATGCGGGGGAGTGGCGGGAGCAGTTGGACTACCTGCTGGAGGCATCGGAGCGCCGGAACGTCACGGTTCAGGTCCTGCCCCAGAACTCCGGCCTGCACGGGCTGGTGAGCACTGCCGTGATGTTCCTGCGGTTGCTGGATGGCCAGACTGTGGCCTACACGGAGAACGCGCACCGTGGTGAACTGATCGAGGAAGTCAGCTCAGTTGAGCTGCTGCAACGTGCGTACGATGCGATGCGCGACCTGGCCCTGAACCCGGCTGCGTCGCGGAAGTTCATCCTGCGGATGTTGGAGGAAGTGCCGTGCGAGCCATCGACCTGA
- a CDS encoding DUF397 domain-containing protein: protein MRAIDLSGVTWRKSSYSNPDGGECVEVADNLPLVPVRDSKDTTRTPLLFGAGAWSAFVEGVKRG from the coding sequence GTGCGAGCCATCGACCTGAGCGGCGTGACGTGGCGCAAGAGCAGCTACAGCAACCCAGACGGCGGCGAGTGCGTCGAGGTCGCCGACAACCTCCCCCTCGTCCCCGTCCGGGACAGCAAGGACACCACCCGTACCCCGCTCCTCTTCGGCGCGGGCGCCTGGTCCGCCTTTGTCGAGGGAGTCAAGCGGGGGTGA
- a CDS encoding FABP family protein, producing MIEIPSDLHKDLVPLAFLLGNWAGAGVHDFPGSQKCNFGQEVSFTHDGRDFLEYHSHTWVLDNDGNKVRPLESEAGFWRIDADRKVEVTMTRDDGVIEIWYGEMAHQKPQIDLVTDAVARTAASRPYSGGKRLYGYVKSDLMWVGEKQTPEAELRPYMSAHLKKVVTPEDVERWAKALPEDMPDDGIAFFK from the coding sequence ATGATCGAGATCCCGTCCGACCTGCACAAGGACCTGGTCCCGCTCGCCTTCTTGCTCGGCAACTGGGCCGGTGCGGGCGTGCACGACTTCCCCGGCTCGCAGAAGTGCAACTTCGGGCAGGAGGTCAGCTTCACCCACGACGGCCGGGACTTCCTGGAGTACCACTCCCACACCTGGGTGCTGGACAACGACGGCAACAAGGTCCGCCCGCTGGAGTCGGAGGCCGGCTTCTGGCGGATCGACGCCGACCGCAAGGTCGAGGTGACGATGACCCGCGACGACGGCGTCATCGAGATCTGGTACGGCGAGATGGCCCACCAGAAGCCGCAGATCGACCTGGTCACGGACGCGGTGGCCCGTACGGCCGCCTCCCGGCCGTACAGCGGCGGCAAGCGCCTCTACGGCTACGTCAAGAGCGACCTCATGTGGGTCGGCGAGAAGCAGACCCCCGAGGCCGAGCTGCGCCCCTACATGTCGGCCCACCTGAAGAAGGTCGTCACCCCGGAGGATGTCGAGCGCTGGGCGAAGGCCCTCCCGGAGGACATGCCGGACGACGGGATCGCGTTCTTCAAGTAG
- a CDS encoding N-6 DNA methylase, with amino-acid sequence MSDFEGVHVSRADIARFAGVKRPAVTNWERRHADFPQPLGEAAQGAADIEVFSAVQVLAWLDRRAIPANARRSDEPEGTTYGDRFRASLGGTRTGALLKAVDRLSGAEAERFRGELSQADYVTVLLTLVYVRGCLPEEWQRILTEVRRFQFPHSGELLVRILASGVRRGLGPEHERLLLALSQNLGDSRVVDTILLLDDTGPVDLAEHAQAFERLMVRYSDLMGRRAGDFFTPRAAVDVLTKLVADGSRNVRSVHDPFVRAGELLLAAWDAVADAQGSPPEASGAGVGEHPLALAGMNLALHGVPEARLRTGSTAPSAGNDPWHQGFDRIVTNPPFNVRLERPVGHGHWRYGTPPQHNANFDWLQYAVTCLRRDGRAAVLMPDIAAFSANTSERRIRAAMVEDGAVEALIALPAQLFTTTGIRVTIWLLRHPTGTCDEILFVDASHLGSLVSRVQRELAGHETQRILEEYRAWIAARAGGSAFAGTEGLSRSVSIEKIREKDYTLSPAFYVPSGTPTGARSVEPADLAALAGQLTELHSRARDADSAVEELLGRYGL; translated from the coding sequence GTGAGCGACTTCGAGGGCGTCCACGTCTCACGGGCCGACATCGCCCGGTTCGCCGGGGTCAAGCGGCCTGCGGTGACGAACTGGGAGCGCCGGCACGCGGACTTCCCCCAACCTCTCGGGGAGGCTGCCCAGGGGGCCGCCGACATCGAGGTCTTCTCGGCGGTGCAAGTGCTGGCCTGGCTCGACCGGCGTGCCATCCCGGCGAATGCCAGGCGATCCGACGAGCCGGAAGGAACCACCTACGGTGACCGGTTCCGGGCCTCGCTCGGCGGAACGCGGACCGGAGCGCTGCTCAAGGCCGTGGACAGGCTGAGCGGTGCGGAGGCGGAACGATTCCGTGGGGAGCTGTCCCAGGCCGACTACGTCACCGTGCTGCTCACTCTCGTATATGTCCGGGGATGCCTGCCCGAGGAGTGGCAGAGGATCCTGACCGAGGTCCGCCGGTTTCAGTTCCCTCACTCCGGCGAACTGCTGGTGCGCATTCTGGCGAGCGGGGTCCGCCGCGGGCTGGGACCCGAGCATGAGCGCCTTCTTCTCGCGCTTTCGCAGAACCTGGGCGACTCCCGCGTGGTCGACACCATCCTGCTACTGGACGACACAGGACCGGTGGACCTGGCCGAGCACGCCCAGGCCTTCGAAAGACTCATGGTTCGCTACAGCGATCTCATGGGCCGAAGGGCGGGTGACTTCTTCACGCCCCGGGCCGCCGTCGACGTTCTCACGAAGCTTGTCGCCGACGGCAGTCGGAACGTCAGGAGTGTGCATGATCCCTTCGTACGAGCGGGTGAGCTGCTGCTGGCCGCGTGGGACGCGGTGGCGGATGCGCAGGGGAGCCCTCCTGAGGCGAGCGGCGCGGGAGTGGGCGAGCATCCGCTGGCACTGGCGGGCATGAATCTCGCTCTGCACGGCGTTCCCGAGGCCCGGCTCCGGACGGGAAGCACAGCTCCCTCGGCCGGGAACGACCCCTGGCACCAGGGTTTCGACCGCATCGTGACGAATCCCCCGTTCAATGTGAGGCTTGAGCGTCCCGTTGGGCACGGGCACTGGCGCTACGGGACGCCGCCCCAGCACAACGCCAACTTCGACTGGCTCCAGTACGCAGTGACCTGCCTGAGGCGAGACGGCCGCGCAGCCGTCCTCATGCCCGACATCGCCGCGTTCTCCGCCAACACCTCGGAGCGGAGGATCAGGGCCGCGATGGTGGAGGACGGCGCAGTGGAGGCGCTGATCGCGCTGCCGGCTCAGCTCTTTACGACGACAGGCATCCGTGTGACGATCTGGCTGCTACGGCATCCGACGGGGACGTGCGACGAGATTCTGTTCGTCGACGCCAGTCACCTCGGCTCGCTTGTCTCCCGTGTCCAGCGGGAACTGGCCGGGCACGAGACCCAACGCATCCTTGAGGAATACCGGGCCTGGATCGCTGCCCGGGCCGGCGGCAGCGCGTTCGCGGGGACCGAGGGCCTGAGCAGGTCCGTATCCATTGAGAAGATCAGGGAGAAGGACTACACCCTCAGCCCTGCCTTCTACGTGCCGAGCGGTACGCCGACCGGTGCCCGGTCCGTGGAGCCTGCGGACCTGGCTGCCCTGGCCGGGCAGCTGACCGAGCTGCACTCGCGGGCCCGGGACGCGGACTCCGCAGTCGAAGAACTGCTGGGGAGGTATGGCCTGTGA
- a CDS encoding restriction endonuclease subunit S, which produces MSEDRLDDLPRGWRCAPLGEICDIQAGGPAVRRNEQVQAGVPVVRPGDLRHQRISAQSVVHVDPETARGLIKYRIATDDILVTRTGTVGRVALVTDGESGWLYNTHLLRVRAHDAALAPYLLACLSHRRSADWLERRAAGTTGMRSITVRTLQDLPVSLPPLDRQREIGAALKAVDEKIRAHEEIVRVTTDLREILTDLLMSGRLPTGP; this is translated from the coding sequence GTGAGCGAGGACCGACTCGACGATCTCCCTCGGGGTTGGCGGTGTGCTCCTCTCGGCGAGATCTGTGACATCCAGGCGGGCGGCCCGGCCGTGCGCAGGAATGAGCAGGTGCAGGCAGGGGTTCCGGTGGTTCGCCCCGGCGATCTCCGTCACCAGAGGATCTCGGCTCAGTCCGTGGTGCACGTCGATCCCGAGACTGCACGGGGACTGATCAAGTACCGGATTGCCACCGACGACATCCTGGTCACCCGGACCGGAACGGTGGGCCGGGTGGCGCTCGTCACCGACGGCGAGAGCGGGTGGCTGTACAACACCCACCTTCTGCGTGTGCGAGCGCACGATGCGGCGCTTGCCCCGTACCTGCTCGCCTGCCTTTCCCACCGACGGTCCGCCGACTGGCTGGAGCGCCGGGCGGCCGGAACCACCGGCATGCGGTCTATCACCGTGCGCACACTGCAGGACCTGCCGGTGTCGCTACCGCCGCTGGACCGGCAACGGGAGATCGGAGCCGCCCTCAAGGCAGTCGACGAGAAGATCAGGGCACATGAGGAAATCGTGCGGGTGACCACCGACCTTCGTGAGATCCTCACCGATCTTCTGATGTCGGGCCGCCTGCCCACAGGCCCCTGA
- a CDS encoding Fur family transcriptional regulator: MVSTDWKSDLRQRGYRLTPQRQLVLEAVDALEHATPDDILVEVRKTASGVNISTVYRTLELLEELGLVSHAHLGHGAPTYHLADRHHHLHLVCRDCENVIEADVGVASEFTAKLRQHFGFDTDMKHFAIFGRCKDCSLKSSTTTS; this comes from the coding sequence GTGGTGAGCACCGACTGGAAGAGTGATCTCAGGCAGCGCGGTTACCGGCTGACGCCGCAGCGGCAGCTTGTGCTCGAAGCCGTGGACGCCCTCGAGCACGCGACCCCCGACGACATCCTCGTGGAAGTGAGGAAGACGGCGTCGGGGGTCAACATTTCCACGGTCTACCGGACGCTGGAGCTGCTGGAGGAGCTGGGCCTGGTCAGCCACGCCCACCTCGGCCACGGTGCGCCGACGTACCACCTCGCCGACCGCCACCATCATCTGCACCTGGTGTGCCGCGACTGCGAGAACGTGATCGAGGCCGATGTGGGGGTCGCGAGCGAGTTCACCGCCAAGCTGCGGCAGCACTTCGGCTTCGACACGGACATGAAGCACTTCGCGATCTTCGGCCGGTGCAAGGACTGCTCGCTGAAGAGTTCAACTACCACGTCGTAG
- a CDS encoding YgfZ/GcvT domain-containing protein, which translates to MKSPLLSLPGAVPAEGVDEGVAAHYGDLFREQRALADGSGFVDLSHRGVVTVSGDDRLSWLHLLLTQHVSELPVGEATEALILSAHGHIEHALYLVDDGSTVWAHVEPGTQDALIAYLESMKFFYRVEVADRTADFAVVHLPAGSIAEAPEGVVVRETAYGRDLFLPREDLESFAAAHGPAAGLLAHEALRVEHHRPRLGFETDHRTIPHELGWIGSAVHLQKGCYRGQETVARVQNLGKPPRRLVFLHLDGSDVHLPVPGTEIRLAEEGAEGRKIGFVTTSVRHHELGPVALALVKRNVPVDARLLAGETAAAQEVVVEP; encoded by the coding sequence ATGAAGAGCCCTCTGCTGTCCCTGCCCGGCGCCGTCCCCGCCGAGGGTGTGGACGAAGGTGTCGCCGCCCACTACGGCGATCTGTTCCGCGAGCAGCGCGCCCTCGCCGACGGCAGCGGCTTCGTCGACCTGTCCCACCGCGGTGTCGTCACCGTCAGCGGTGACGACCGGCTGAGCTGGCTGCACCTGCTCCTCACCCAGCACGTCAGCGAGCTGCCCGTGGGCGAGGCGACCGAGGCGCTGATCCTGTCCGCGCACGGGCACATCGAGCACGCGCTGTACCTGGTGGACGACGGCAGCACCGTCTGGGCGCACGTGGAGCCCGGCACGCAGGACGCGCTGATCGCCTACCTGGAGTCGATGAAGTTCTTCTACCGGGTGGAGGTCGCCGACCGGACCGCCGACTTCGCGGTCGTCCACCTGCCCGCCGGGTCCATCGCCGAGGCGCCCGAGGGCGTCGTCGTACGCGAGACGGCGTACGGCCGTGATCTGTTCCTGCCACGCGAGGACCTGGAGTCCTTCGCGGCCGCGCACGGGCCCGCCGCCGGCCTCCTCGCCCACGAGGCGCTGCGCGTCGAGCACCACCGGCCGCGGCTCGGCTTCGAGACCGACCACCGGACCATCCCGCACGAGCTGGGCTGGATCGGCAGCGCGGTGCACCTCCAGAAGGGCTGCTACCGGGGCCAGGAGACGGTCGCCCGCGTCCAGAACCTGGGCAAGCCGCCGCGCCGGCTGGTCTTCCTGCACCTGGACGGCAGCGACGTGCACCTTCCGGTGCCCGGCACGGAGATCCGGCTGGCGGAGGAGGGCGCCGAGGGCCGCAAGATCGGTTTCGTGACGACGTCGGTACGGCATCACGAGCTGGGGCCGGTGGCATTGGCGCTGGTCAAGCGGAACGTGCCGGTCGACGCGAGGCTCCTGGCCGGAGAGACGGCCGCCGCGCAGGAGGTTGTGGTCGAGCCGTAG
- the dtd gene encoding D-aminoacyl-tRNA deacylase translates to MRAVVQRVDGASVVVDGETVGAIEGEGLCVLVGVTHDDTKEKAAQLARKLWSIRMLQDEKSCSDIDAPLLVISQFTLYGDARKGRRPTWNAAAPGDVAEPLVDEVVAQLRGLGATVATGRFGAQMRVSLTNDGPFTVLLEI, encoded by the coding sequence ATGCGTGCGGTGGTGCAGAGAGTGGACGGCGCGAGCGTCGTCGTGGACGGCGAGACGGTCGGCGCGATCGAGGGCGAGGGGCTGTGCGTGCTCGTCGGGGTGACCCATGACGACACCAAGGAGAAGGCGGCGCAGCTGGCGCGCAAGCTGTGGTCGATCAGGATGCTGCAGGACGAGAAGTCGTGCAGCGACATCGACGCCCCGCTGCTGGTCATCAGCCAGTTCACGCTGTACGGCGACGCCCGCAAGGGCCGCCGCCCGACCTGGAACGCGGCCGCCCCCGGCGATGTCGCCGAGCCACTGGTGGACGAGGTGGTGGCTCAGCTGCGGGGGCTGGGGGCGACGGTGGCGACGGGCCGTTTCGGGGCGCAGATGAGGGTGTCGCTGACGAACGACGGCCCGTTCACGGTGTTGCTGGAGATCTAG